ATAAATACTCAAGTGATAATATATATTATATTTTGAATTTAGTATACTTTATTTGGGATGGGTTAGATAATGAATCATATTTAAAGTGTGATACGGAAATCAAACAATTAGACCTAAAAACTGCGTATATTTGGATCAGAGATTTTGAAGTAATTGATACCAATTATTTTGAAGAAACAAATAGAACAGGTATTCATTCTGGAAGTATTAAATTAAATGATTTTAATAACTTATATAAAATGGCAGAAAAATTTACTGAGTTAGCAAATTATATTAGCACAAAAAAAGAATTAACAAAACATTCATTATCAGTTGATAATATCTCTGCTATAAATTCAACTAGTGCATATGTTTGGTTAGCAATTACTTCTGGAAATCATGGAGGGAGAACAAAAATAGAATTTGCATCGGTTTCTATTCTTGCTACACCAGATAATTTACGTATTTATATTGATTTTGGTGGTAAAGCTTTTGATGATAGAAGAAAATATTTGGAGTTTATTAAAGCAACAAATACTACGATGCTCAATATTGAAGATAAAGAAGATTTATATATATTTGATATAGAATGGTACTCATATATTGAAAATAAAGTTGATTTCAATATATTAGATGATAAAGTTAAAAAGAATAATAAGATTTCATCAGCAAAAAAACTTTTTGAAGATAATGGTGATAGAATTCCACTTGCTTCAAATAGATTATTAATTGGTTATATCTTACAAAAACAAGACTTGTCTTTTAAAAAGATTCTAAAAAAACTAACTAATATTATTTCTGTTTATCATCATTTTCAAACATTCGAATATGAAAGAGCCGAGTCTTTAAAAATAAATAGAAAAGTAAATTCTTCTGGGGAGGATATAGTTACGAAACAACAACTTAATAGTCTCATAGATAAATACACATAAAAAGGAATAATGAACTATGAAATTTTTAACTACAACAGGATTAAATTTCTACCTGGAAAATATTTTAAAAAATGCCAAAGATAAAATAGTTTTAATTACTCCTTACATTAAAATTCATGACAAAATTAAAAATATTCTCAAACAACAGAAAAGTAATGGAGTAGAGATTACTATTGTATGTAGAGAAGAAAAAAATATAGATTCCTTTGCTGACTATGTAAGTAAGATATATGTAAATAAAGATCTTCATGCTAAGTGCTATTTTAACGAATCAGAAGCAATTATAACAAGTCTTAATCTTTATGAGTTTAGTCAGGTTAATAATAGAGAAATGGGTATTTATATAAATACAAATATTAGAAGTGATATATCACTTTATGCTGATTTATCTAATGAATCAGAATCATTAATACAAGAATCGATACGAGTTCAAATAGTTAAAGAAACTCAAACTAAATGTACAGAAGCTGTCATAAGAATTATTAATGTAAAGATAGTAAAAGGTAAAACATTATGTAAATATTGGAATGATGATATGCAATCTATAGTAACAACTAAAGGTGAGTTTATTGCCGAATTACCTAATAAAAGAAATAAAAATGGCTATGAATGGAAAAAAGAAATTAATAAAGAACTAAAAGAAGATGAATATAGAACAGAAAGTCATTCTGGTTTTACTTGGCTCTATAAATCTTTAAGAAACTAATCTCAGATATAAATAGATCTGAATAAAGAGGTTTTATGACATCAATAAATTCAAAACTCAATAATTATAAAACATATTATAAAGATGCTAAACAATGGTTCGAAGATAATTTTGAAAAAATAAGACAATTATTCGAAGATAAAAAATTAAGAGATTTTATTTTTGAACCATTTACAGGTGTATTCACTATTCCCAATAATACCATAGATAAAGATGTATATGCAACAATAACTCAAGTTG
This Poseidonibacter antarcticus DNA region includes the following protein-coding sequences:
- a CDS encoding phospholipase D family protein; translation: MKFLTTTGLNFYLENILKNAKDKIVLITPYIKIHDKIKNILKQQKSNGVEITIVCREEKNIDSFADYVSKIYVNKDLHAKCYFNESEAIITSLNLYEFSQVNNREMGIYINTNIRSDISLYADLSNESESLIQESIRVQIVKETQTKCTEAVIRIINVKIVKGKTLCKYWNDDMQSIVTTKGEFIAELPNKRNKNGYEWKKEINKELKEDEYRTESHSGFTWLYKSLRN